Proteins encoded by one window of Rouxiella chamberiensis:
- a CDS encoding LysE family translocator, whose amino-acid sequence MELGLFLSMLGFLWVAAITPGPNNMLLTTSGANFGFMRSLWLMLGIMLGMQSIVILVAFGVGGLILLYPSLHTLLKILGSLYLLWLAWKIATSAYETLETDARQAKPIRLYQGWLLQFLNPKAWLMALGAVASFSLAGAQYNHSVAAISLGVFIVNLVSGIIWLGFGTVIGRLLGSRRAWYTFNIAMGLLTAACVLLIWR is encoded by the coding sequence ATGGAACTGGGTTTATTTCTTTCGATGCTTGGATTTTTGTGGGTTGCGGCCATTACGCCCGGCCCGAACAATATGTTGTTAACCACCTCCGGCGCAAACTTCGGCTTTATGCGATCGCTATGGCTGATGCTCGGCATCATGCTCGGGATGCAGAGTATTGTCATCTTGGTGGCGTTCGGCGTTGGCGGGTTAATTCTGCTTTATCCGTCGCTGCATACTCTCCTGAAGATACTGGGTAGCCTGTATCTCCTTTGGCTGGCGTGGAAGATTGCGACTTCCGCCTATGAAACGCTGGAGACCGACGCCAGACAGGCCAAACCCATTCGTCTCTATCAAGGTTGGTTGTTGCAGTTTCTGAACCCGAAAGCCTGGCTCATGGCTCTGGGCGCGGTCGCCAGTTTCAGTCTGGCCGGTGCGCAGTATAACCACTCTGTGGCGGCAATCAGTCTCGGCGTATTTATCGTCAATCTGGTGTCAGGGATTATCTGGCTAGGTTTTGGTACCGTGATCGGCCGTCTGCTCGGCAGTCGTCGCGCGTGGTACAC